A stretch of DNA from Coriobacteriia bacterium:
GGCAGGAGACCACCTCGGGGAACATCGTGACGACGTCTATACGCACGCCTACCCCTCGTCGATGAGTCCGGGCAGCGGGCGGACGAGGGCGCGGCGCGCGTCCTCGTCCACGTCCAGCACCACCTCCGGGATGACCGGAAGGAGCAGCTCGCCTCTCGGGCCGTGGACGACCCAGACGTCGTTCGCTCCCGTCGCGATGACGCCCGTGACGCTTCCGAGCTCCGAGCCGTCCTCCAGCAGGACTCCGAGGCCGACGGGGTCGGGCTCCTCCTCCGCCCACCCGGCCGGGAGGTCGTCGGCGAGCGCG
This window harbors:
- the rimM gene encoding 16S rRNA processing protein RimM, translated to MDQDRFVPIGRIVKAHGLKGEVSVLPLTGLPFELPEGLRVWVVPPPSGVREGVVEAVRRGPKGPLVKISGVEGIEAARSLAGRELVALADDLPAGWAEEEPDPVGLGVLLEDGSELGSVTGVIATGANDVWVVHGPRGELLLPVIPEVVLDVDEDARRALVRPLPGLIDEG